The Nostoc sp. 'Peltigera membranacea cyanobiont' N6 genome contains the following window.
TCAACCTGCAATTTTTTACAAAATGAAGGAGATTTTTATGACTGCCGTTTTACAATTCTTACCGACCGATTCACAATTCCTACTCAGTCCTTTTTCTTGGTTCGCTAAAATGCGTCGGGAAGCGCCTGTTTTCTACGACACAGAGCATCAATGTTGGATGGTGTTTCGCTATGATGATGTGGCACGGGTATTAAGCGAATGGAAAACCTTTTCATCTAAAGTGCCGCAACCCCCCGAACAAAAAGATTTCACTCAGTCTTTAGCCTCCAGCGATCCACCTAAACATAAATCACTGCGCTCAATAGTACAAAAGGTGTTTACTGAAAATCGAGTTGAAGCATTGGCTCCTCGGATTAGCGAACTTACTCACGAGTTGTTGGAGCAAATGAAGCAACACAAACAAGTCGATTTAGTACATGCTTTCGCAATTCCTCTGCCGATAATCGTGATTGCAGAAATTCTCGGTATACCCTTTCAAGACCGGGAAGATTTCAAGCGCTGGTCAGATGGGATCATGGCTAAAGATCAAACTGCTATTAAAGATATGGCTGACTATTTCCGCCAATTACTGAATGAGCGGCGCGATCATCTGGGCAACGACCTGATCAGCGATTTAATTACGGCTTATGAAGGGGGAGAAAAGTTGACCGCACAAGAACTCGTTGATTTTTGCATGATCCTCTTGGTAGCTGGGAATGAGACTACAACTAATTTAATTACAAATAGCATTTGGTGTCTGCATGAGTATCCCGATGAAAACCAACGATTACTGAATAACTTGTCTCTATTACCGACGGCAATTGAGGAAGTACTGCGTTATGGTTCCCCGATTACTTACTTACAACGATACACCCAAGTAGAAACCAAAATTGGAGACCAGATAATTCCTCAAGGGCAACTTGTGCGGGCGTGGATAATTTCTGCCAATCGAGATGAAGTTCAGTTTGAGAATGGCGATCGCTTCATTATTGATCGAGAACCTAATAAACATCTTGCCTTTGGTAATGGAATTCATTTCTGTTTGGGCGCACCTTTAGCTCGACTAGAAGCCAAGATTGCGCTGAAAGCTTTGCTGGAAGAATTTCCTAATCTTCGCGTTGACTCAACCCAGACTCTTAAACCAATTCCAACAGTGTTGGTGCATGGACTGGAAAGCTTGAGTGTTCTGTTATAGGAATATTCGATTCATTAAGTAGGAGTAAATAAAATGAAAAATCAAAAATGGAACGCGGAAAATATTCCGAGTCAAAAAGGAAGAGTAGCAATTGTAACGGGTTCGAGTAGCGGCATCGGTTATGAAACAGCGCGGGTTTTAGCTAATAAACAAGCGTCTGTAATCATTGCGGTTCGGAATTTGGACAAAGGAAACAAGGCATTGGCAAAAATTCTTCAACAGAATCAAGATGCTGACGTAAAGGTGATGCAACTTGATTTGGCGAATTTAGCATCAGTTAAAAATTTCGCTGAAAACTTTCAGAAAAATTATTTGCGTCTGGATTTACTGATTAATAATGCGGGTGTGATGATTCCGCCGTATTCAAAAACGACGGACGGTTTTGAATTGCAGTTCGGCACTAATCATCTCGGACATTTTGCTTTGACGGGACAGCTTTTGCAACTTTTGATCGGCACCGAAGGCTCACGAATTGTCAATCTTTCGAGCAGCGGACATATTATGGGCAAGATAGATTTCGATGATTTGAATTGGGAAAAAAGAAGTTATGCCAAATGGAAAGCCTACGGCGACAGCAAACTTGCCAACCTTTATTTTACCTACGAACTCGACCGAAAACTAAAAGATAATGGTATCGACATACTTGTAACCGCCTCGCATCCTGGGTGGACGGCAACGGAATTGCAGAGAACTTGGGGCATTATGGAATATCTCAGCAGCATCTTTGCTCAAGATATCACGATGGGCGCATTACCAACCCTGCGGGCGGCAATCGAAGCAGACTTGAAAGGCGCGGAACATTTCGGCCCCAATGGGTTTATGACGATGCGCGGCTATCCAATAAAAGCCGAAACGAACAAATTATCCAAAGACAAAGCGATCGCCAAAAAACTATGGGTTGTATCGGAAAAACTAACCGGTGTGAAATTTGAATTTAAGAAAAAGATTTCCTCATCTTCGGGTTGAGTCAACCCAGACTCTTAAAATAAGATTGTTTTTCTTTACGCTCTCTGTGCCTCTGCCATTTAAAAGTAATTTATCGAACCACAGAGGCAAGGCAGCGCGGTCTTCTCCCAAAGGGAGAGGCTAGCGCCAAGGGGGTTTCCCCCATGAGCGACTGCCGCGCAGAGAACACAGAGGTAAGAGGTTAAAGAGGAATTTTTTAAACAAAATTTTTACCCACCTTGAAAGGACTAGTCCTATTAACTTAAAGCCAAGTCTTCTGGTGTATTACA
Protein-coding sequences here:
- a CDS encoding cytochrome P450 translates to MTAVLQFLPTDSQFLLSPFSWFAKMRREAPVFYDTEHQCWMVFRYDDVARVLSEWKTFSSKVPQPPEQKDFTQSLASSDPPKHKSLRSIVQKVFTENRVEALAPRISELTHELLEQMKQHKQVDLVHAFAIPLPIIVIAEILGIPFQDREDFKRWSDGIMAKDQTAIKDMADYFRQLLNERRDHLGNDLISDLITAYEGGEKLTAQELVDFCMILLVAGNETTTNLITNSIWCLHEYPDENQRLLNNLSLLPTAIEEVLRYGSPITYLQRYTQVETKIGDQIIPQGQLVRAWIISANRDEVQFENGDRFIIDREPNKHLAFGNGIHFCLGAPLARLEAKIALKALLEEFPNLRVDSTQTLKPIPTVLVHGLESLSVLL
- a CDS encoding SDR family NAD(P)-dependent oxidoreductase, whose product is MKNQKWNAENIPSQKGRVAIVTGSSSGIGYETARVLANKQASVIIAVRNLDKGNKALAKILQQNQDADVKVMQLDLANLASVKNFAENFQKNYLRLDLLINNAGVMIPPYSKTTDGFELQFGTNHLGHFALTGQLLQLLIGTEGSRIVNLSSSGHIMGKIDFDDLNWEKRSYAKWKAYGDSKLANLYFTYELDRKLKDNGIDILVTASHPGWTATELQRTWGIMEYLSSIFAQDITMGALPTLRAAIEADLKGAEHFGPNGFMTMRGYPIKAETNKLSKDKAIAKKLWVVSEKLTGVKFEFKKKISSSSG